The following proteins come from a genomic window of Takifugu rubripes chromosome 11, fTakRub1.2, whole genome shotgun sequence:
- the wdr74 gene encoding WD repeat-containing protein 74, which yields MGENSRLCSVWLGSETGILKGVSLSRKQAFNFCNTRHLSRDQEIRTLCWGDSAETEVLVGSVDATVKTFCTEKGVFTESRRCGDPADGCFTGLAALGDSALVTCVECGTVRVWRDQSNGPVAELDAGKNVCRMRQNPLHRNKVATGGKENGLKIWDLDRPEKAVFAAKNLRDDWLDLRRPYWVRDVAFIPGSEKVVTCTGYHQVHVFDPATPQRRPVLEVDFGEYPLTALSLPAAGDTVVVANTHGQIALLDLRKGLVRGRLKGTSGAVRELQCHPSLPTVASCGLDRFLCIHNLDDRKLQHKVYLKSRLTCLLVSSRELQDASPTAGGGDESPQVKQEEGGSDEEVWDHMEHVVEEEVRRKKRKKD from the exons ATGGGGGAAAACAGCCGATTGTGTTCCGTATGGCTCGGTTCCGAGACCGGAATCCTGAAGGGAGTCAGCCTGTCCAGGAAGCAGGCATTTAACTTCTGTAACACGCGCCACCTGAGCCGCGACCAGGAGATCCGGACTTTGTGCTGGGGCGACTCTGCGGAGACCGAGGTTCTGGTTGGCTCTGTGGACGCGACCGTCAAGACCTTCTGCACCGAGAAGGGGGTCTTCACCGAGAGCCGCCGCTGCGGGGACCCCGCCGACGGCTGCTTCACCGGGTTGGCCGCGCTGGGCGACTCTGCGCTGGTCACCTGTGTCGAGTGCGGGACGGTGCGGGTCTGGAGGGACCAGAGCAACGGGCCGGTGGCGGAGCTGGACGCCGGAAAGAACGTGTGTCGCATGCGACAGAACCCGCTACACCGGAACAAAGTAGCGACCGGTGGGAAAGAAAACGGACTAAAGATTTGGGACTTGGACCGACCCGAGAAAGCCGTGTTTGCTGCGAAGAATCTGCGAGACGATTGGCTGGATCTGCGCAGGCCGTACTGGGTCCGGGATGTGGCCTTCATCCCGGGCTCCGAGAAAGTGGTGACCTGCACCGGCTACCATCAG GTCCATGTCTTTGATCCGGCCACGCCTCAGCGGCGCCCAGTGTTGGAGGTGGACTTTGGTGAGTATCCACTCACGGCGCTGTCCCTGCCTGCCGCCGGGGACACCGTGGTGGTGGCAAACACCCACGGTCAGATCGCCCTGCTGGACCTGAGGAAAGGCCTGGTGCGAGGTCGCCTGAAGGGCACGTCGGGCGCCGTGAGGGAGCTCCAGTGCCACCCCTCTCTTCCCACCGTGGCGTCCTGCGGCCTGGACCGGTTCCTCTGCATCCACAATCTGGACGACCGGAAGCTGCAGCACAAAGTCTACCTGAAGTCCCGCCTCACCTGCCTGCTGGTGTCCAGCAGGGAGCTGCAGGACGCCAGCCcaacggcgggggggggggacgagtcCCCGCAGgtgaagcaggaggagggaggaagtgacgaGGAGGTGTGGGACCACATGGAGCacgtggtggaggaggaggtgcgaagaaagaagaggaagaaagactGA
- the il1rap gene encoding interleukin-1 receptor accessory protein produces MAALISVLVLLLDPTQSEPTCRVQSQSGAEPVPVVSGEVGWLSCPLFPPPSIFNDSSHSLSWSRLPEGGLQEQPITFSRSLVRDQQRLVLLEASLADAGGYSCRLGNRSVCIKATMQLTVLRPDQVVRSTDCEPAVATATRHVVIPLQDERVLECPDLQEASRLAPEEPSVTWMFVKPGKRCEKDLFWKDSWQQRGNNMQIHIMNPLYQGLYYCTVRFQRGGRTLRFTRRLNVTAVSQRFGPKEPSILRLSHDPAFPVRTNSEVRLVCRALLPYLNSSGSMWWTVDGTRLENHPDLYRFTSTNRLVLDCFGDRTEESVLVIQNLRSEDVQREFNCSVENLRGWRTRRAELHLEVSPPLVPLGCGLGVTLLLLILLFVIYHVFWLELRLIYRSWFGTEERDSGRKDFDVYISYARNSEDESFVLSTLRCVLENHFGYSVCIFDRDSLPGGTVNDDTLTFVARSRRLLVVLGPGYGCRGSQALLELKAGIDNMALGGHLRVILVQYRCLQRQGWVKELRRARVALTLVRWQGEKSKELTSRFWKQLRVELPVHTLSRREAVLMRLHSENSTSSQRGLLSNTVELPETGAA; encoded by the exons AT GGCAGCTTTGATCTctgtcctggtcctgctgctggatccGACCCAGTCAG AACCAACGTGTCGGGTCCAGAGCCAGTCCGGAGCTGAGCCAGTTCCGGTTGTGTCCGGGGAGGTGGGCTGGCTCTCTtgtcctcttttccctcctccctccatctttaaTGACTCCTCCCACAGCCTGAGCTGGTCCCGCCTCCCTGAAGGTGGCCTCCAGGAGCAGCCAATCACATTCAG CCGCTCACTGGTCAGAGACCAGCAGagactggtgctgctggaggcgtCCCTGGCTGATGCTGGGGGGTACAGCTGCAGGCTGgg GAACCGGTCTGTGTGCATCAAGGCTACGATGCAGCTGACGGTGCTGCGGCCCGATCAGGTGGTGCGCAGCACAGACTGTGAGCCTGCCGTTGCTACGGCGACCAGGCACGTGGTCATCCCCTTACAGGATGAGAGGGTCCTGGAATGTCCCGACCTGCAGGAGGCCTCCAGACTGGCACCTGAGGAGCCCAGCGTCACCTGGATGTTCGTGAAACCCGGCAAG CGCTGTGAAAAGGACCTGTTCTGGAAGGACAGCTGGCAGCAGCGGGGGAACAACATGCAGATCCACATCATGAACCCGCTCTACCAGGGGCTCTACTACTGCACGGTCCGGTTCCAGCGGGGGGGCCGGACCCTCCGGTTCACCAGGAGACTCAACGTGACCGCAGTCT CCCAGAGGTTTGGGCCCAAAGAACCCAGCATCCTGCGGCTGAGCCACGACCCGGCCTTCCCCGTCCGAACCA ATTCTGAGGTTCGCCTGGTCTGCAGAGCACTGTTGCCCTACCTGAACTCCTCCGGGTCGATGTGGTGGACGGTGGACGGGACCCGCCTGGAGAACCATCCGGACCTTTATCGTTTCACCAGCACCAACAG acTGGTGCTGGACTGTTTCGGGGACCGAACCGAGGAGAGTGTGTTGGTGATCCAGAACCTCCGGTCTGAAGATGTCCAGCGGGAGTTTAACTGCTCTGTAGAGAACCTGAGGGGCTGGCGCACCCGGAGGGCGGAGCTACACCTGGAAG TCTCTCCGCCCTTGGTGCCGTTGGGCTGCGGACTCGGCGtcacgctgctcctcctgatcctcctctttGTCATTTATCACGTCTTTTGGTTGGAGCTGCGGCTAATCTACCGATCCTGGTTTGGCACCGAGGAGCGAGACTCAG GTCGTAAAGACTTTGACGTCTACATTTCGTACGCGAGGAACAGCGAGGACGAGTCCTTTGTCCTGTCAACACTTCGGTGCGTTCTGGAAAACCACTTCGGCTACTCTGTGTGTATCTTCGACAGAGACAGTCTGCCAGGAGGGA ctgtcaaCGACGACACCTTGACCTTCGTGGCGCGGAGCCGACGCCTCCTGGTGGTCCTGGGTCCAGGTTATGGTTGTCGGGGTTCCCAGgctctgctggagctgaaggcGGGGATCGACAACATGGCGCTGGGCGGACACCTGCGGGTGATTCTGGTCCAGTACCGCTGCCTCCAGAGGCAGGGCTGGGTTAAGGAGCTGCGGAGGGCACGGGTGGCCCTGACACTGGTCCGATGGCAGGGGGAGAAGTCCAAGGAGCTGACGTCGAGGTTCTGGAAgcagctcagggtggagctaCCGGTCCACACGCTCAGCAGGAGGGAGGCGGTTCTTATGAGGCTCCACAGTGAGAACAGCACCAGCTCCCAAAGAGGACTCCTCAGCAACACGGTCGAGCTGCCAGAGACTGGAGCAGCGTAG